One part of the Streptomyces ferrugineus genome encodes these proteins:
- a CDS encoding effector-associated constant component EACC1 produces the protein MQVQVGVEGMNDLQAEAELRSLHSWLRSDRRTSRLAAPQLGAVDPPVPGAQGSVIDVLSLVLGSTFNAASLAVSLMSWRATRPQRPILTVRRPDGTTVEINTDSLAEAQALLERLGHE, from the coding sequence ATGCAGGTCCAAGTTGGCGTTGAAGGCATGAACGATCTTCAGGCAGAAGCCGAGTTGAGATCGCTGCACAGTTGGCTTCGATCAGACCGGCGGACGAGCCGCCTCGCGGCCCCGCAGTTAGGGGCAGTGGACCCGCCGGTACCGGGCGCACAGGGCTCGGTGATCGACGTTCTCTCGCTCGTACTCGGTTCGACCTTCAACGCCGCTTCGTTGGCGGTGAGCCTCATGAGCTGGCGGGCCACGCGACCGCAGCGGCCCATCCTGACGGTTCGCCGGCCCGACGGAACAACCGTCGAGATCAACACCGACTCACTGGCCGAGGCGCAGGCGCTCCTCGAACGGCTCGGGCACGAATAG
- a CDS encoding DUF4041 domain-containing protein has product MTYRFNPPPTWPAPPEGWSPPPGWEPDPAWPTPPGWQIWIPEGAAPQPSAPVPQQSPYGPQATAPATGGGLFGRRRKQAESEAARLAGELALMETQVRGLQEDNRQLTEQLSRLIGADSAQIAAEQQRLLRAHEEKLQEIGRIDALLDEKIEHAAESAAQSLVDVRRQADDMARQTAEAEQRLTAARRDLVLTDETRMLQEAGIYEYRHPLADALAYKDRLDSLKARYKQLARDDRAVLGNQYWMVDGSAAKGRKMVRDFSKLMLRAYNAEADNAVRGMKPHRLDSLIYRLGKTRESIARLGATMQIRIGDDYHQLRVQELELTADYLVRKETEREEQRELRAQQREEERLQREIERERQRLEKERSHYESALRRLRSGTGDAAAIAELEGKLAELGAELEAVEAREANIRAGYVYVISNVGAFGERMVKIGMTRRLDPMDRVIELGDASVPFRFDVHALIFSEDAVGLERRLHQEFESRRVNRVNLRREFFYVTPADVRAALQRLAGQHLLEFQDTPEAPEWRASQTAAGR; this is encoded by the coding sequence ATGACCTACCGGTTCAACCCGCCGCCCACCTGGCCCGCCCCGCCGGAGGGGTGGAGCCCGCCACCGGGCTGGGAACCGGATCCCGCATGGCCCACACCCCCAGGCTGGCAGATCTGGATCCCGGAAGGGGCCGCGCCGCAGCCGAGCGCACCCGTTCCTCAGCAGTCCCCCTACGGCCCCCAGGCGACGGCCCCGGCCACAGGTGGGGGTCTGTTCGGCCGGCGCCGTAAGCAAGCGGAGTCCGAGGCGGCGCGTCTGGCGGGCGAGCTGGCGCTGATGGAAACACAGGTACGCGGACTGCAGGAAGACAACCGTCAGCTGACGGAGCAATTGAGTCGTCTCATCGGAGCCGACAGCGCTCAGATAGCCGCCGAGCAGCAGCGACTGCTCCGCGCGCACGAGGAGAAGCTCCAAGAGATCGGACGGATCGACGCTCTCCTCGACGAGAAGATAGAGCACGCCGCCGAGAGCGCCGCGCAGTCCCTGGTCGACGTGCGCCGCCAAGCCGACGACATGGCTCGCCAGACGGCGGAGGCCGAACAGCGCCTCACGGCCGCGCGCCGGGATCTGGTGCTCACCGATGAGACGCGGATGCTGCAAGAGGCCGGCATTTACGAGTACCGCCATCCGCTCGCCGACGCGCTCGCCTACAAGGACCGGCTCGACAGTCTCAAGGCCCGCTACAAGCAGTTGGCGAGGGACGACCGGGCAGTGCTCGGGAACCAGTACTGGATGGTGGACGGCTCAGCTGCCAAGGGCCGCAAGATGGTCCGTGACTTCTCCAAGTTGATGCTGCGCGCGTACAACGCCGAGGCGGACAACGCAGTGCGCGGCATGAAGCCGCACCGGCTCGACTCGCTGATCTACCGGCTCGGCAAGACGCGGGAGTCGATCGCCCGGCTCGGCGCCACCATGCAGATCCGCATCGGCGATGACTACCACCAGCTGCGGGTGCAGGAGTTGGAGCTGACGGCCGACTACCTGGTGAGGAAGGAGACCGAGCGGGAGGAGCAGCGAGAGCTACGAGCCCAGCAGCGCGAGGAGGAGCGCCTGCAGCGCGAGATCGAACGCGAGCGTCAGCGGCTGGAGAAGGAACGCAGTCACTACGAGAGCGCCCTGCGCCGCCTGCGCTCCGGCACCGGCGATGCGGCCGCCATCGCGGAACTCGAAGGAAAACTCGCCGAGTTGGGCGCCGAGCTGGAGGCGGTCGAGGCCCGCGAGGCCAACATCCGGGCCGGATACGTCTACGTCATCTCCAACGTCGGAGCGTTCGGCGAACGCATGGTCAAGATCGGTATGACCCGGCGTCTCGATCCCATGGACCGTGTCATCGAACTCGGGGACGCGTCCGTCCCCTTCCGCTTCGACGTACACGCCCTGATCTTCAGTGAGGATGCCGTCGGCCTGGAACGCCGCCTGCACCAGGAGTTCGAGTCCCGCCGCGTCAACCGGGTCAACCTACGCCGGGAGTTCTTCTACGTCACACCGGCAGACGTACGCGCCGCCCTGCAGCGGCTCGCCGGACAGCACCTCCTGGAGTTCCAGGACACGCCCGAGGCTCCTGAATGGAGGGCCAGCCAGACCGCTGCCGGGCGGTGA
- a CDS encoding roadblock/LC7 domain-containing protein, with the protein MTTPVQSFGWLISEFVRTTDGVTDAVAVSSDGLLMASSDTLGRDRADHLAAVVSGITSLAENAATAHGFRGMKLVMIEMLGGFLMVGRIRDGSCLGVLATDGCDIGLVGYEMSVLADRAGELLTPQLVRELHSAPMGAR; encoded by the coding sequence GTGACCACCCCTGTGCAGAGTTTCGGCTGGCTCATCTCGGAGTTCGTCCGCACCACCGACGGCGTCACCGACGCCGTCGCGGTCTCCTCCGACGGCCTGCTCATGGCATCCTCCGACACTCTCGGCCGAGACCGCGCCGACCACCTGGCCGCCGTCGTCTCCGGCATCACCAGCCTCGCCGAGAACGCGGCGACGGCCCACGGCTTCCGCGGCATGAAACTCGTCATGATCGAAATGCTCGGAGGCTTCCTCATGGTCGGCCGCATCCGCGACGGAAGCTGCCTGGGCGTCCTGGCCACGGACGGCTGCGACATCGGCCTCGTCGGCTACGAGATGTCGGTCCTCGCCGACCGCGCCGGCGAACTGCTCACTCCGCAACTGGTGCGCGAACTCCACTCCGCACCCATGGGTGCGCGGTAG
- a CDS encoding Uma2 family endonuclease, whose protein sequence is MTAEMVAPAWMHEQITAEEYESWSEEQCSGIEIVDGMVVVSPSASKRHNRLARILANALDAAAGPEWNADTDFDVRLQDVPLTNRRPDVVVYRADTIDVTPTRPEHVLLVAEVVSPGSETTDRIVKVDQYAKAGIAFYWRIEQAATGVPLVYTYVLDPATKTYRDGDVFTGVLKVAAPFPVEIDLGQI, encoded by the coding sequence ATGACGGCCGAGATGGTGGCCCCGGCGTGGATGCATGAGCAGATCACGGCGGAGGAGTACGAGTCCTGGTCCGAGGAGCAGTGCTCTGGGATCGAGATCGTGGACGGGATGGTCGTGGTGAGTCCGAGCGCGTCCAAGCGGCACAACCGGCTGGCCCGGATTCTGGCGAACGCCCTGGATGCTGCCGCGGGCCCGGAGTGGAACGCCGACACTGACTTCGACGTCCGGCTCCAGGACGTCCCTCTCACCAATCGCCGCCCGGACGTCGTCGTGTACCGCGCGGACACGATCGACGTCACCCCCACCCGCCCTGAGCACGTGCTGCTGGTCGCGGAGGTGGTGTCGCCGGGCTCGGAGACCACCGACCGGATCGTGAAGGTCGACCAGTACGCCAAGGCAGGCATCGCCTTCTACTGGCGGATCGAGCAGGCCGCGACAGGCGTTCCTCTCGTGTACACCTACGTTCTCGACCCCGCGACGAAGACCTACCGGGACGGAGACGTGTTCACCGGCGTCCTCAAGGTAGCGGCCCCCTTCCCGGTGGAGATCGACCTCGGCCAGATCTGA
- a CDS encoding caspase, EACC1-associated type: MLIGASSYSHLDDLPAVQANVPALKALLCRADAPFRTENCVAMVDPSTTFEVSEAVRKAAREATDTLLIYYAGHGLLDDKGDLHLAVPQSDNASVYDTAVPYDWIRRPIESTGAPRRIVILDCCYGARAFGVQSESVIDLAEVDGTYVMAAARETAVALSPPGETFTAFTAELIETLSEGVPGAGELLDLRVIFSHVRGRLKARSRPTPLDLDRNGLGATPFIRNSAHVPATLPADTHHDMLHVLESTPRTATIRQLVTSVSLLSEKRTATAGDLVRTALQVRAVAELAPFLAALFEAGHRAPAEAALPTLFLTRPVKETAYLVDLLHAMSADECVVSLLRLSVRLQPTQQAIQFAEALCRADLAEHARTLLMGFALTRDVAEAAQLMQELAQGGLTHLIDDVARSVADRRTASDITALFLSLCGYDMRDTAALLSQIVAEKRSAIDAAEMISVLVREGYDHQARQIFVVGMSQRGPHYLAELVAALQSNRLVDAAATARFLAVQHWPTEDVSQFIAHLLAVGQHQHALEAAVDIARERAVEEFASITSHLTELIADQAMEELLDDAARACSPSQAAYLVTKLDAAGQDGPAERIFWLSLHRPVGHAAGTLRHLDVAGSRFLSDTELSELWLTHPPSDLARLAVALERSLPHKSELLLGIAERPVHQVATMVDSLEKAEANTLSNKVLRAVIDEWSMPAQAQLIIGLEERSQIGCARYVEQRASHKKEFAAILRAARNQNKPAEPWWPWWPRQRITYQPSPHTHVMYVVKRDETIQDIANRYGVRQAGIIDENGLRVPYTIREGQALSIPLESEHRRFMVPPFPRCLGPGRVHADVEQLQKLLKRAEYLDQLVLESDHYGPKTCQAVARLNREHLLGRPPTPDEDPRITHKGWDILFRLARGG, encoded by the coding sequence GTGCTCATCGGAGCCAGCAGCTACTCCCATCTGGACGATCTGCCCGCCGTACAGGCCAATGTGCCTGCATTGAAGGCACTGTTGTGCCGGGCCGACGCACCGTTTCGCACAGAGAACTGCGTCGCCATGGTCGACCCGTCCACCACCTTCGAGGTGTCGGAGGCCGTGCGGAAGGCCGCGCGCGAGGCGACCGACACGTTGCTCATCTACTACGCGGGCCACGGTCTCCTCGACGACAAGGGGGACCTGCACCTGGCCGTCCCGCAGAGCGACAACGCCTCCGTCTACGACACGGCCGTCCCCTACGACTGGATCAGGCGGCCCATCGAATCAACCGGAGCGCCCCGCCGCATTGTCATCCTGGACTGCTGCTACGGAGCACGGGCGTTCGGTGTCCAGTCCGAGTCGGTCATCGACCTCGCGGAGGTGGACGGCACCTACGTCATGGCCGCGGCGAGAGAGACGGCCGTGGCTCTCTCGCCGCCCGGGGAGACCTTCACGGCCTTCACCGCCGAACTCATCGAGACCTTGAGCGAGGGCGTGCCCGGCGCCGGCGAGCTACTCGACCTCAGAGTCATCTTCAGCCACGTGCGCGGGCGGCTGAAGGCCAGGAGCCGGCCCACACCGCTGGACCTGGACCGCAACGGCCTGGGCGCCACCCCCTTCATCCGCAACAGCGCCCATGTGCCTGCCACGCTCCCGGCCGACACCCACCACGACATGCTGCATGTCCTGGAGTCGACGCCCCGCACCGCGACGATCCGCCAGCTGGTGACGTCAGTGAGCCTCCTGAGCGAGAAACGCACGGCCACCGCAGGCGACCTCGTCCGTACGGCTCTCCAGGTACGAGCCGTCGCCGAACTCGCCCCGTTCCTCGCTGCCCTCTTCGAGGCCGGCCATCGTGCCCCGGCCGAGGCCGCGCTGCCGACCCTGTTCCTGACCCGGCCCGTGAAGGAAACCGCGTATCTGGTGGACCTGCTGCACGCAATGTCCGCGGACGAGTGCGTTGTCAGTCTGTTGCGGCTTTCCGTACGGTTGCAGCCGACCCAGCAGGCCATCCAGTTCGCCGAGGCGCTGTGCCGGGCGGATCTCGCCGAACACGCGCGTACGCTCCTCATGGGTTTCGCACTGACCAGGGATGTGGCAGAAGCTGCCCAGCTGATGCAGGAGCTGGCTCAGGGCGGGCTGACCCATCTGATCGACGATGTCGCGCGGTCCGTCGCCGATCGCCGTACGGCCTCCGACATCACGGCGTTGTTCCTGTCTCTGTGCGGGTACGACATGCGGGACACCGCGGCCCTCCTGTCCCAGATCGTCGCGGAGAAACGCAGCGCGATCGACGCCGCCGAAATGATCTCCGTCCTCGTGCGGGAAGGGTACGACCACCAAGCGCGGCAGATCTTCGTGGTCGGTATGAGCCAACGCGGCCCGCACTACCTGGCGGAGCTGGTCGCGGCCTTGCAATCGAACCGGCTGGTCGACGCCGCTGCCACGGCCCGGTTTCTGGCAGTTCAGCACTGGCCCACAGAGGACGTTTCCCAGTTCATCGCGCATCTGCTGGCGGTCGGCCAGCACCAGCACGCGCTGGAGGCAGCCGTGGACATCGCGCGGGAGCGGGCAGTCGAGGAGTTCGCCTCCATCACCTCGCACCTCACCGAGCTGATCGCCGACCAGGCGATGGAAGAGCTGCTGGACGATGCGGCCCGAGCGTGTTCGCCCAGCCAGGCCGCCTACTTGGTGACCAAGCTGGATGCCGCGGGGCAGGACGGACCGGCCGAGCGCATCTTCTGGTTGAGCCTCCACCGCCCCGTGGGCCACGCGGCCGGCACGCTTCGCCACTTGGACGTCGCGGGGTCACGGTTCCTCAGCGACACGGAGCTGTCCGAACTCTGGCTGACGCACCCGCCCAGTGACCTTGCCCGGCTCGCTGTGGCGCTGGAGCGCTCTCTTCCACACAAGTCGGAACTGCTGCTCGGCATCGCCGAACGCCCCGTCCACCAAGTGGCCACGATGGTGGACAGCCTGGAGAAGGCAGAGGCCAATACCCTGTCCAACAAGGTACTCAGGGCGGTCATCGACGAGTGGAGTATGCCTGCGCAGGCACAGCTCATCATTGGGCTGGAGGAGCGTTCGCAGATCGGTTGCGCCCGGTACGTGGAGCAACGGGCCTCCCATAAAAAGGAATTCGCCGCCATACTGCGCGCCGCACGGAACCAGAACAAGCCCGCTGAGCCCTGGTGGCCGTGGTGGCCGCGGCAGCGCATCACCTACCAGCCATCACCGCACACGCATGTGATGTACGTCGTTAAACGCGATGAAACCATCCAGGACATCGCAAACCGCTACGGCGTGCGTCAGGCAGGCATCATCGACGAGAACGGCCTCCGGGTCCCGTACACCATCCGCGAGGGGCAGGCCCTGAGCATCCCCCTTGAGTCCGAGCACAGACGCTTCATGGTCCCGCCTTTCCCGCGGTGTCTTGGGCCGGGCCGCGTCCACGCGGACGTCGAGCAGCTGCAGAAACTCCTGAAGCGGGCCGAGTACCTCGATCAACTCGTTCTCGAGAGCGATCACTACGGCCCCAAGACCTGCCAGGCAGTCGCCAGACTCAACCGGGAGCACCTCTTGGGCCGGCCTCCCACACCCGACGAGGACCCTCGCATCACGCACAAGGGCTGGGACATCCTGTTCCGCCTCGCCAGAGGTGGGTGA